From the Telopea speciosissima isolate NSW1024214 ecotype Mountain lineage chromosome 9, Tspe_v1, whole genome shotgun sequence genome, the window AGCACATATTCTTCCTTAACAGTTTCATGCTGGCTTGTCTTTAGACAACCCCTCATATCAACCCACTTATGCTTTTGATAGTTTAATGGaagattataaaaaaaaatagcatgattacctcatttttttattaccttcttttttttgcatGATGGAGGTTCTACTTTACCTTTACATTTTCATAGtgttccattttcattttttaagctTCCAATTCACTATAATGGTCAATTGAAATAACTCCACTGCTTTGGTGCTCCGATTCTATGTTATCTGATGTGGTGActaactaatatatatatatgtctcaGGTCCTGGGTGTTCCTCTGTGGGATATGGAGCGACACAAGAGATTGGTCCTTTCATTGTTGATACAGATGGAAGTGGGCTCAAATTCAATCCTTACTCATGGAATACAGGTTTGGAATCTCATTTACAATACACATACTCATGCACATGCATCCATCCATAAACAATGAATACATAAATGCATGCAAGTTTACATTCACACACATATCTCCACATAAATCATAGGGATATATGGCCAGAGAGCTCATCTATCGATGCTTTTTTAGTTGAGAACATAAGCAAGTATTTTAAATTGCCATTATGTCCACAATGATGCAGAAGCGAACATGTTATTCTTGGAATCTCCAGTTGGAGTTGGCTTTTCATACTCAAATGCAACCACAGATTATGATATTCTTGGAGACAGCTTTACAGGTGAGTTTGATAAACATCCATGTCATTGATTTTAAATACCATAATAAACTATTTGGATTTACAGAGTACGTATCCGTATCTCCTATAAGCATATACATATATTAATAGTTTACCCAAATCTCTGAATACCTATTTCAAGGCAACACACAGTCATCATTGTTGAGTGAACTTGTTCATATCTGCAGTGTAGCTGACTGTTCACTGTGCACTGTACATTCCTCTTCAAATGATAGATAGCCCTTCAATTCatcttgttttaaaatttttaaaataagcACTAGAAAAATGGAACTGTTTGGGATGTGGGAGAAGGCTATTGGAACTAACTTTGCTTTGTGGAAAGATGGTGACGTGGACCATTTCGGGCTGCCAACATGTATGATAATGAGTCTAAATCACAGTACCAATCTTGTCTATATGAAAAACTTGACCCCCTAATTATATTATgaaatcttatctaatagataaTTATGGATCTTATTGATTTTCTCATTGGTCTTACTGGTTTTCCTTCTTTTGAACTTATGCTAGCGAATGATACATATATTTTCCTGCACAAGTGGTTCAACAAATTCCCGATGTATAGAAGCCGAAATTTTTACATAGCAGGGGAGAGCTATGCAGGTATGTTCACCTTCATAACCTTTCACACTGTTCATTTGGATTGGGTCACTGATTGTTTCTTGTACGTGTACATGATGAACAGGCAAATATGTTCCAGAGTTAGCtgagctcatttatgatatGAACAAGGATCCTTCTCTTTATATCAATATAAAGGGTTTCATGGTAATGATCCTTACCTGATTATAGAAAAATCAATAGACATTTAATATTatatttctgtttcaaataTAAAGGAACCTCTATACAGGGGGGGAGCATTATTCTGAATTCTATACCTTCAGTTAGGTAGAAGGGTACAACAACCTTACATATCTTCAATTTTTCAGATTTAGGTctttaaaaaaattccattattTCTGGAAATTGGTGAATTTGCAAAAAATATTTGACAATTTGCTGGGAAATTAATTAACATGACTTTAAACAGAATTGAATTGCAAAATAGGATCCTTGTAGCCAGCCCTGTTTAATTGGGAAAAGGCTCAGTTGATAGTTGAATTGAATTGCAGTAATATTTGATAATTTCATGACTGTTAGGATTCGATTACATTTATATCGACCTTCTATGAGCTAAACTCTTACTAGTCTTGAATTGATTACCATGGGGTGTCAAACTAATGTTTCTTAATTGTGAAAAAAATTACAGTTGGGTAATCCTGAAACATCAGATTCTCATGATTGGCGAGGTATGGTGGATTATGCTTGGAGCCATGCTGTGATATCAGATGAAACTCACAAAATTATACAGGATAGctgtgattttgacagcaacgaTACGTGGAGCAACGATAGTTGCAGCCAGGCTGTGGATGAATTACTCAATCAGTATAAGGAGATTGATATCTATAGTCTCTATACCTCTGTCTGTGCCAACTCAACTAACACAGACACCGGATCAATGCGAGTCATGTTCAACTCCAAGGCTAAGATGGTGAGTTATTCATTTCCTTATTGTTGTTCTCACAAATGATTATCATTCTGTGTACACTAACTCGAAAGCTTGAAATCTTAGCCGCCATATTTACCTGTGGAGATGACTGCAAATTAATCCCCTTTTCTGTCCAGTTAAGGCATAATCTTTGTTGCCTGGAAGTGCTTTATCACCCATCTGATTCAATTTTGGATGGGTCCTAAATTCTAATGATTATGTAGTGGACTCTGAAGTCTGAATTTAtagttcacttttttttttccttgtcaaagatggggaaattttttttgtaacatATATTGCCTGATCTGATAATGAACTTTCTTACCAGATGCCAAGGATCATGGGTGGTTATGATCCCTGCCTTGACGATTATGCAAAGACTTTCTACAACAGACCCGACGTCCAGAAGGCCCTCCATGTGAGCGATTTTCACCAGCTCAAGAACTGGAGCATCTGCAagtaactctctttctctctctctgtgtgtggcAGTCACCATCTCATCATTGATGATGATTCCAAACTGGCATGAATAAGAAGTTGacaaggaataacaaaaactaATTTTAGCATTACTTTTGGTGCAGTTACACAATATTTCATAAATGGTCAGAGTCAAGGCCTTCAATCCTGCCTATATACAAGAAGCTAATTGCAGCAGGACTTAGGATATGGGTCTACAGGTAAGAGACTATCAAGAAGGGAAGCTCcatacaaagaaaacccatcatTTGAATTCTTGAAACCTCAAGaacaaatttgttttgatggatTGTAGGTACTTCAGTTAAACCTTATaagttgtttctttcttttttgatcaGTGGAGACACTGATGGAAGAGTTCCTGTTCTGTCCACAAGATATAGCTTGAGTGCCTTAGAACTGCCTATCACTAAAGCTTGGAGGCCTTGGTACCACCAGAAGCAGGTAATCTAGACATATCTTTTTATCAATTCTTTCTAGTAGAAGATTTGTTAGCACATTTACAGTACTAATATGGTCTGCTGTGGAATATTCAGGTTAGTGGGTGGTTCCAAGAATACAAGGGCTTCACGTTTGCAACATTTAGAGGAGCAGGACATGCAGTGCCTATTTTCAAACCTAGCGAGTCCTTGGCCTTCTTTGCAGCCTTTCTTGCCGGAGAATCTTTGCCATTGGAACGTTAAAACATGGTCGATCGATAACTTGTTGGCCTTGTAGTCCTCCGACAGTTTTGATCTAACTACTAATAATACTTGCTATATCAGATGTAACTTGTTACAAGGATGGAAGTGAAGATAACCTTCAGTAATCAGTATTGTATGTGTGGTAGAtgaaaaaatcagaattgtatCTTCCATCTTCAAATAATAAAGATAACAGTTAATTCTACACTATTTAGAGAGAAAATGCAACCTACCTCTTCAACAGCCAACTATGGTTTGATTTTGAGGCCTTTCCTACAGGGCCTTTTTTAAGGATAGCACAAGGGAAATTATATATCATGATTGTGGTGAGAAATGAAATTCATTTGAGGGACTTGTGCCCTTACCTAACATCATCTTGGGGCTCCAGCACAGGGCCTTGAAGTGGTGGTAAACATTTCTACACCAAAGATGCTAACCTTGCATATTTTGTGATATCATCAGAATCCAAAATACGTCCGATAAATAATTTCCATTATTTGGCGAaatgttatttttccaaacgtCACAAGGCATAAATTTTGTCATTTAGACGGATGTTGTGAACATTCCGACTAATGGATagatagagaggacatggtctgattcaatcaaatatctatcttttatttttatctatcTATTTTACAGTGTTTATGTAATGCCCAGGATCCCATTTTATGTGCTCAAATGGACTGGTGAGCAAATCATGAAGTCTAAAATCATCAAAATACACCTATATGCAAAAACTAACCAACAtgcaaaggaatatgaaaacaaaaggaaataaatagcACAAAATAATTTTGATGAAAAGGCTATAAAAACATGATGGAAAACACTgtaaaacaacaacaaccatcaTTGAAACTTTggaaaatcaaatcgaaataacaaaataaaaccttaaacaaaagtacataaattcttgaaaatttcaacagaaattgaaaattaaaggaaaaataataaacaccAAATAAAGAATTCTGACAAATCATgaatgaaagataaaaaagtCTACTATCTTATAGTATGAAAAGCCCCATCATGAACTATACAGATATGCTCCAATTCATGACATGTTGCTACTGCCCCATTGTGGGTTGCAACGATGTACCCTCATTGTTTGGAGGATATCGCGCAACACAATGAATGAAATTATAtga encodes:
- the LOC122639900 gene encoding serine carboxypeptidase-like 31; the protein is MGSIVQVIGFLSWVLLALIVIVPVVTARQKPWSHANKQVTIQGSNDLVTELPGQPEVGFRHYAGYVTVNENNGRALFYWFYEASIQPGEKPLVLWLNGGPGCSSVGYGATQEIGPFIVDTDGSGLKFNPYSWNTEANMLFLESPVGVGFSYSNATTDYDILGDSFTANDTYIFLHKWFNKFPMYRSRNFYIAGESYAGKYVPELAELIYDMNKDPSLYINIKGFMLGNPETSDSHDWRGMVDYAWSHAVISDETHKIIQDSCDFDSNDTWSNDSCSQAVDELLNQYKEIDIYSLYTSVCANSTNTDTGSMRVMFNSKAKMMPRIMGGYDPCLDDYAKTFYNRPDVQKALHVSDFHQLKNWSICNYTIFHKWSESRPSILPIYKKLIAAGLRIWVYSGDTDGRVPVLSTRYSLSALELPITKAWRPWYHQKQVSGWFQEYKGFTFATFRGAGHAVPIFKPSESLAFFAAFLAGESLPLER